A genome region from Hymenobacter tibetensis includes the following:
- a CDS encoding DUF885 domain-containing protein — protein MKKIILRTLAVIVLVVAVLVINTIWFKPFFIRAFYERIFAEFAFDSPEILSRLRLVEGLGIQGHNRKLDDASEAEAARQVAKLHDIQKMLHSYDTTGMRGQDRLNYQVLDWYIAKEVAGATFRYDNYPVNQMFGVQNDFPAFMASVHQVHNRRDADYYNERLAAVRVKFAQVLEGLKIREQHGVVPPTFVVDKVLAEMAGLVAQQPEQSILYTSLVEKLKKVKDLDATEQAEILAETKRQITGNVYPAYRDLIAYFTALRPRSTTDAGVWKFPDGKAYYAYCLKQYTTTNLTAAQIHALGVSEVARITAEMHAILQAEKVAGADSVGATMVRLGEEPRFLYPDTDSGRTQILADYRRILTEVDKGLSGAFRIRPKAKLEVDRVPKFKEKTSPGAYYEFAALDGSRPGIFYASLYDVKATPKFGMRTLAYHEGIPGHHFQIGIAQELQGLPTFRTVIPFPTYGEGWALYAERLASELGFEKDPYDNLGRLRAELFRAVRLVVDTGIHDQRWTREQAINYMHRTTGMALSDVTAEVERYIVMPGQACSYKVGMLKILELRARAQQTLGPKFDLRDFHDVVLKNGALPLEVLEQVVNEYIATKKTAA, from the coding sequence ATGAAAAAAATTATTCTTCGTACGCTGGCTGTTATCGTGCTGGTAGTGGCTGTATTAGTTATCAATACCATCTGGTTTAAGCCATTTTTCATTCGGGCGTTTTACGAGCGGATATTCGCGGAATTCGCTTTCGATTCGCCGGAGATACTTTCCCGGCTGCGGCTGGTGGAAGGCCTGGGCATCCAGGGCCACAACCGCAAGCTCGACGACGCCTCGGAGGCCGAGGCCGCCCGGCAAGTAGCGAAGCTGCACGACATCCAGAAAATGCTGCACAGCTACGACACCACCGGCATGCGCGGGCAAGACCGGCTTAATTACCAAGTGCTTGACTGGTACATAGCTAAAGAGGTAGCCGGGGCAACCTTCCGTTACGACAATTACCCGGTCAACCAGATGTTTGGCGTGCAGAACGACTTTCCCGCCTTTATGGCCAGTGTGCACCAAGTGCACAACCGCCGCGACGCCGACTACTACAACGAGCGCCTAGCAGCCGTGCGCGTCAAGTTTGCGCAGGTGCTGGAAGGGTTGAAAATTCGGGAGCAGCACGGCGTAGTGCCTCCCACGTTTGTTGTTGACAAGGTGTTGGCTGAAATGGCAGGTTTGGTGGCGCAGCAGCCTGAGCAAAGCATCCTTTACACCTCCCTGGTTGAGAAGCTGAAGAAAGTTAAAGACCTGGATGCCACCGAGCAGGCTGAAATACTGGCCGAAACCAAGCGGCAGATAACCGGCAACGTGTATCCAGCCTATCGGGACCTGATAGCCTACTTTACGGCCCTGCGCCCCCGCTCGACCACCGACGCGGGCGTGTGGAAATTTCCTGACGGCAAGGCGTATTATGCCTACTGCCTCAAGCAATACACCACTACCAACCTCACCGCCGCTCAGATTCATGCCCTGGGAGTAAGCGAAGTGGCCCGCATTACGGCCGAGATGCACGCTATTTTGCAAGCTGAAAAAGTAGCGGGCGCCGACAGTGTGGGCGCTACCATGGTCCGGCTCGGCGAGGAACCCCGCTTCCTATACCCTGATACCGACAGCGGCCGCACCCAGATCCTAGCCGATTACCGGCGCATTCTTACCGAAGTAGACAAAGGCTTGAGCGGCGCGTTCCGCATCCGGCCCAAGGCCAAGCTGGAAGTGGATCGGGTACCCAAGTTCAAAGAAAAAACGTCGCCGGGCGCGTACTATGAGTTTGCCGCCCTCGATGGCTCGCGGCCGGGCATATTCTACGCCAGCCTCTACGACGTGAAGGCAACCCCCAAGTTTGGCATGCGCACCCTGGCCTACCACGAAGGCATCCCAGGCCACCATTTCCAGATTGGAATTGCGCAGGAGCTACAGGGCCTGCCTACCTTCCGCACCGTGATACCCTTCCCAACCTACGGGGAAGGCTGGGCGTTGTACGCCGAGCGGCTGGCCTCAGAGCTAGGATTCGAAAAAGACCCGTATGACAACCTAGGCCGGCTCCGGGCCGAACTGTTCCGGGCCGTCCGCCTTGTGGTGGACACCGGCATTCATGACCAGCGCTGGACCCGTGAGCAGGCTATCAACTATATGCACCGCACCACCGGCATGGCCTTATCCGACGTTACGGCCGAAGTGGAGCGCTACATCGTAATGCCTGGCCAGGCCTGTTCCTACAAAGTGGGCATGCTCAAAATCCTGGAGTTACGGGCGCGGGCACAACAGACTCTGGGGCCAAAATTCGACCTGCGTGATTTCCATGATGTCGTGCTAAAGAACGGCGCCCTACCGCTGGAAGTGCTAGAGCAAGTAGTCAACGAGTACATTGCAACCAAGAAAACGGCGGCCTAG
- a CDS encoding energy transducer TonB gives MQLPDSAYAQAESGAVVPATVVDYYDANDAKLSSAENACYKVETVYLDSLNGTETLFYPSGKPRQSVLYMDVKKQVRHGEVVSWYENGKVHAREKYVNGKRQGELLVYYANGKLKRRDFYAHDTFTKGQCFGLDGKLVKHTPYECMPVYKGGIEGLLRDLSINLVYPDDALRSEIQGQVIISFVVGRDGYVKNVSVAKSLTPSTDAEAIRVVQNLKKLTPATQDGEAVSVSFRVPIDFAIQ, from the coding sequence TTGCAGCTCCCAGACTCAGCCTACGCGCAGGCTGAGTCTGGTGCAGTTGTTCCAGCCACGGTTGTTGACTACTATGATGCAAATGATGCCAAGCTTAGCTCGGCAGAAAATGCTTGCTACAAAGTAGAAACAGTATACTTGGATAGCCTGAACGGCACAGAAACGTTGTTTTATCCATCGGGTAAACCACGTCAATCAGTGCTGTATATGGATGTCAAGAAACAAGTCCGACATGGTGAGGTGGTTTCTTGGTATGAAAACGGTAAGGTCCACGCGCGAGAAAAGTATGTGAACGGCAAACGACAGGGCGAGCTGCTGGTTTATTATGCCAACGGCAAACTTAAACGACGTGATTTTTACGCACACGATACATTTACAAAAGGCCAGTGTTTTGGACTCGATGGAAAATTAGTTAAGCATACCCCTTACGAGTGTATGCCTGTGTACAAAGGCGGCATAGAAGGTCTATTAAGAGATTTAAGTATAAATTTAGTATACCCCGATGACGCTCTAAGAAGCGAAATTCAAGGGCAGGTTATTATCAGCTTCGTGGTTGGAAGAGACGGCTACGTCAAAAATGTGAGCGTTGCTAAAAGCCTGACTCCCTCGACGGATGCCGAAGCAATTCGTGTTGTGCAAAACCTCAAAAAACTCACGCCAGCTACTCAGGATGGGGAAGCTGTTTCTGTTTCCTTTAGAGTCCCTATTGATTTTGCCATACAGTAA
- the alaS gene encoding alanine--tRNA ligase, with the protein MSLPTASHVRQQFLDFFASKGHHIVPSAPIVVKDDPTLLFINSGMAPFKDYFLGNKPAPFKRIADTQKCLRVSGKHNDLEEVGYDTYHHTMFEMLGNWSFGDYFKKDAIAWAWELLTDVFKLPKDRLYVTYFEGDQGDGLGPDTETQDLWRQYVAEERILPGNKKDNFWEMGDTGPCGPCTEIHIDLRDESEVTAKSGRELVNADHPQVVEIWNNVFMEFERRADKSLLKLPQQNVDTGMGFERLMMAVSGVKSNYDTDVFQPLIQFIAKEVGLEYHGTSPATVNDQPTTENEKTDIAIRVIADHIRTISFTIADGQLPSNVKAGYVIRRILRRAVRYAFSSLNQKQPFLYKLVPVLADQMRNIFPELKAQQQFVQRVIEEEEIAFLKTLETGLRRLDALEETAKANGNRIDGKTAFELSDTFGFPLDLTALIAREKGLTIDEEGFKVELEAQKNRSRNAQEAEQSDWTIVKESEEQPAFVGYDQDEAPARILRYRRTDRKGKTEYQVVLDQTPFYAEQGGQIGDTGYLESPLSKVRVLDTKKENDLIVHTLLELPQDMDAEFTARYDHARRAQIQRNHTATHLLQAALRDVVGTHVAQKGSLVNEKLLRFDFSHFTKVTDDQLRQVETIVNEKIRQQITLDERRNVPIAEAKNLGATALFGEKYGEFVRVITFDRDFSVELCGGTHVRTTGDIGYFKITAESAVGAGVRRIEAVTAEAAESYVNQQLDLLAQVREALGNPQQLLTSIEKLSEETAGLRKQIEQFAQQSINQQKEQLVGQVKPLGGVNFLAAQVQVTSADGLKTLAFNLRQAVPNLVAVLGAEIDGKPQLAVMLDDELAKGGKLNASTLVRELAKEIQGGGGGQPFFATAGGKNAAGLGAAIGKAEELVAKSL; encoded by the coding sequence ATGTCACTGCCCACCGCTAGTCACGTTCGCCAGCAATTCCTGGATTTCTTTGCTTCCAAAGGCCACCACATCGTGCCCTCGGCCCCCATTGTGGTGAAGGACGACCCGACGCTGCTGTTCATCAACTCGGGCATGGCCCCGTTCAAGGATTACTTTCTCGGCAACAAACCTGCCCCCTTCAAGCGCATTGCTGATACGCAGAAGTGCCTGCGCGTGTCGGGCAAGCACAACGACCTGGAAGAAGTAGGCTACGACACCTACCACCACACCATGTTCGAGATGCTCGGCAACTGGTCGTTTGGTGACTACTTCAAGAAGGACGCCATTGCCTGGGCCTGGGAACTGCTCACCGACGTGTTCAAACTGCCCAAAGACCGGCTCTACGTCACCTATTTCGAGGGCGACCAAGGCGACGGTTTGGGTCCTGATACTGAAACCCAGGACCTGTGGCGCCAGTACGTGGCCGAGGAGCGCATCCTGCCCGGCAACAAGAAGGACAACTTCTGGGAAATGGGCGACACGGGTCCGTGCGGCCCCTGCACCGAAATCCACATTGACCTACGCGACGAAAGCGAAGTAACCGCCAAGTCGGGCCGGGAACTGGTAAATGCCGACCACCCGCAAGTGGTGGAAATCTGGAACAACGTGTTCATGGAGTTCGAGCGCCGCGCCGACAAGTCGCTGTTGAAGCTGCCGCAGCAGAACGTGGATACCGGCATGGGCTTTGAGCGGTTGATGATGGCCGTGTCGGGCGTGAAGTCCAACTACGACACCGACGTATTCCAGCCGCTTATCCAGTTCATTGCCAAGGAAGTGGGCCTGGAATACCACGGCACCTCGCCGGCCACGGTGAATGACCAGCCTACTACCGAAAACGAGAAAACGGACATTGCCATCCGCGTTATTGCCGACCACATCCGGACGATCAGCTTCACCATTGCCGATGGTCAGCTGCCGAGTAACGTGAAGGCTGGCTACGTTATCCGTCGCATCCTGCGCCGGGCAGTGCGCTATGCCTTCTCGTCGCTGAACCAGAAGCAGCCCTTCCTGTATAAGCTGGTGCCCGTGCTGGCCGACCAGATGCGCAACATCTTCCCCGAGTTGAAAGCGCAGCAGCAATTCGTGCAGCGCGTGATTGAAGAAGAGGAAATTGCGTTCCTGAAAACGCTGGAAACCGGTTTGCGCCGGCTCGATGCCCTCGAAGAAACTGCTAAGGCTAACGGCAACCGCATCGACGGCAAAACCGCCTTCGAACTCTCCGATACTTTCGGTTTCCCGCTGGACCTCACCGCCCTCATTGCCCGCGAAAAAGGCTTGACGATAGATGAGGAAGGCTTTAAGGTGGAGCTGGAAGCCCAGAAAAACCGCAGCCGCAACGCCCAGGAGGCCGAGCAGAGCGACTGGACCATTGTGAAGGAGTCAGAGGAGCAGCCGGCTTTCGTGGGCTACGACCAGGACGAGGCCCCGGCCCGCATCCTGCGCTACCGCCGCACCGACCGCAAAGGCAAAACCGAGTACCAAGTGGTGCTCGACCAGACCCCGTTCTATGCCGAGCAGGGCGGCCAGATTGGCGACACGGGCTACCTGGAGTCGCCGCTGAGCAAGGTCCGCGTGCTGGATACCAAGAAGGAAAACGACCTCATCGTACACACGCTGCTGGAGTTGCCGCAGGATATGGACGCCGAATTTACGGCCCGCTACGACCACGCCCGCCGCGCCCAAATTCAGCGCAACCACACGGCCACGCACTTGCTGCAAGCTGCTCTGCGCGATGTAGTAGGCACCCACGTAGCGCAGAAAGGCTCGCTCGTAAACGAGAAGCTGCTGCGCTTCGACTTCTCGCACTTCACCAAAGTCACCGACGACCAGCTGCGGCAGGTGGAAACCATCGTCAACGAGAAAATCCGCCAGCAAATTACGCTCGATGAGCGCCGCAACGTGCCCATTGCCGAGGCTAAAAACCTGGGCGCTACGGCGCTATTTGGTGAGAAGTACGGCGAGTTCGTGCGCGTCATCACCTTCGATCGTGACTTCTCGGTGGAGCTGTGCGGCGGCACCCACGTGCGCACCACCGGCGACATCGGCTACTTCAAAATCACGGCGGAAAGTGCTGTGGGCGCCGGTGTGCGCCGCATCGAGGCCGTAACCGCTGAAGCTGCCGAGAGCTACGTGAACCAGCAACTCGACCTGCTGGCCCAGGTGCGTGAGGCGCTCGGCAACCCCCAGCAACTGCTAACCAGCATCGAGAAGCTGAGTGAGGAAACCGCCGGTTTGCGCAAGCAAATCGAGCAATTCGCGCAGCAAAGCATCAACCAACAGAAAGAGCAGCTAGTGGGTCAGGTGAAACCCCTTGGCGGCGTAAATTTCCTGGCGGCTCAAGTGCAGGTAACGTCGGCCGATGGCCTTAAAACTCTGGCCTTCAACCTGCGTCAGGCTGTTCCTAACCTGGTAGCCGTGCTCGGAGCCGAAATCGACGGCAAGCCTCAATTGGCTGTAATGCTGGATGATGAGCTAGCCAAAGGCGGGAAGCTGAATGCATCAACGCTGGTACGGGAACTGGCCAAAGAAATCCAGGGCGGTGGCGGCGGACAGCCGTTCTTCGCTACGGCCGGCGGCAAGAATGCGGCCGGTTTAGGTGCGGCCATTGGCAAGGCTGAGGAACTGGTAGCAAAGTCGTTATAA
- a CDS encoding MerR family transcriptional regulator, with protein MPYKERDIEKQYFTIGEVAAQFNVAPSLIRFWETEFEELRPRKSKKGNRLYTPQDIDIFRTIYHLVKERGYTIPGAREMIKQKGPQLKEKIDVIQSLEKVRKFLTTMKKELDTIGKTQE; from the coding sequence ATGCCCTACAAAGAGCGCGACATCGAGAAGCAATATTTCACCATCGGCGAAGTGGCCGCGCAGTTCAATGTAGCACCGTCGCTGATTCGCTTCTGGGAAACCGAGTTCGAGGAGCTGCGCCCGCGCAAAAGCAAGAAGGGCAACCGCCTTTACACGCCCCAGGATATCGATATTTTCCGCACCATCTATCACCTCGTGAAAGAGCGCGGCTATACCATCCCCGGTGCCCGCGAGATGATCAAGCAGAAAGGCCCGCAGCTCAAAGAGAAAATCGACGTGATTCAGAGCCTGGAAAAAGTGCGCAAGTTCTTGACTACGATGAAGAAGGAGCTGGACACGATTGGCAAGACGCAGGAGTAG
- the dprA gene encoding DNA-processing protein DprA yields MVDTDTLLYEVALTLFPNIGPQMTRQLMSYGGSAKNVLHLPPGKLRKVPGVGPATVAILTGADRTAALNQAESIVRKAEKDGVQLLFYTSKQFPTRLKQIADAPALLYYQGTADLNQKKTIALVGTRKATDYGREQTERLVQGLVQHRPLVVSGLAYGIDIAAHRAALQEGLETVGVMATGLDVIYPAVHRKTAEKMLTQGGLLTEFPFGTQPDKYNFPARNRIIAGLSDGTVVVEAARKGGALITADLAMGYDRDVLAVPGPLGSAASEGCHELIKANKAALYSEPKDLEQLLNWDAALHLNGKFQSAPAYSADDFTAEEFALVTVLVAVKEMQMDELAWKSQLPIHAVASLLLGLEFRGVVRALPGKVFSIA; encoded by the coding sequence ATGGTTGATACGGATACTCTACTTTACGAAGTCGCGCTTACTTTATTTCCCAACATTGGGCCGCAGATGACGCGGCAGTTGATGAGCTACGGTGGCTCGGCCAAAAACGTGTTGCACCTGCCGCCGGGCAAATTGCGCAAGGTGCCGGGCGTGGGTCCTGCCACGGTGGCTATCCTAACCGGTGCCGACCGCACAGCCGCTTTGAACCAAGCCGAGAGCATCGTGCGAAAAGCGGAGAAAGACGGTGTGCAGCTACTGTTCTACACCAGCAAGCAGTTCCCGACGCGCCTCAAGCAGATTGCCGATGCCCCTGCCCTACTTTATTACCAAGGCACAGCCGACCTCAACCAAAAGAAAACAATAGCCTTGGTCGGCACTCGCAAAGCTACCGACTACGGTCGGGAGCAAACCGAACGGCTGGTGCAGGGCCTGGTCCAGCATCGGCCGCTGGTAGTAAGTGGGCTGGCTTACGGCATTGACATTGCGGCGCACCGGGCAGCCTTGCAGGAAGGGCTGGAAACGGTGGGCGTTATGGCTACAGGCCTGGACGTTATCTACCCGGCAGTCCACCGCAAAACCGCCGAGAAGATGCTCACCCAGGGCGGCTTGCTTACCGAATTCCCCTTTGGCACCCAGCCCGACAAGTATAACTTCCCCGCTCGAAACAGAATTATAGCCGGCCTCTCCGACGGTACGGTGGTAGTGGAAGCCGCCCGGAAAGGCGGCGCGCTCATCACCGCCGACCTGGCAATGGGCTACGACCGGGACGTGCTGGCGGTACCTGGGCCCCTAGGCTCGGCCGCCTCGGAAGGTTGCCATGAGTTGATTAAGGCCAATAAAGCGGCCCTATACTCCGAGCCCAAGGACTTAGAGCAGCTACTCAACTGGGACGCAGCCTTGCATCTTAACGGCAAGTTCCAGTCCGCTCCCGCTTATTCGGCAGATGATTTTACGGCTGAAGAATTTGCGCTTGTAACTGTGCTGGTGGCAGTCAAGGAAATGCAGATGGACGAGTTAGCCTGGAAGTCGCAGCTTCCTATTCACGCGGTGGCCTCGCTATTGCTGGGCCTGGAATTTCGGGGTGTAGTGCGGGCGCTGCCGGGCAAGGTGTTTTCTATAGCGTAA
- a CDS encoding aminotransferase class IV produces the protein MLLYNGQLLPDEHFALTLPNRGLFFNDGFFETMVWVEGGIRYLSYHLARMQQAAGALGLQLPVELAAAQNLTTTLATLLAADSKHFGGSCRVRLQVWRSGGGLYTPTTDALEWLVTAQPFQAQDAPVATADFASTVHTHFSPVSFCKGPNSLTYVLAARERAHRSLEELILLNTAGHVAESVSAAVFWITDGCLYTPALTTGCVAGVRRAHLLSVASQHGMECRQGLFHPKELLEAELVFTANVAGIRVLRRLQERHWSAVSPLLAQLREWEAR, from the coding sequence ATGCTCCTCTATAACGGCCAACTGCTGCCCGACGAACACTTCGCTCTGACGCTACCCAACCGAGGGCTGTTTTTCAATGATGGATTTTTCGAGACGATGGTATGGGTGGAAGGCGGTATCCGCTACCTGTCCTACCACCTGGCACGGATGCAGCAAGCGGCAGGAGCACTAGGCCTACAGTTGCCTGTAGAGTTGGCAGCAGCCCAAAACCTGACCACCACCCTAGCCACACTGCTAGCAGCTGATTCAAAACACTTTGGTGGCAGTTGCCGCGTTCGGCTGCAGGTGTGGCGTAGCGGCGGCGGCCTCTACACCCCAACCACCGACGCGCTGGAGTGGCTAGTTACGGCACAGCCGTTTCAAGCGCAGGACGCCCCGGTTGCAACCGCCGACTTTGCCAGTACGGTGCACACCCACTTCTCCCCTGTATCCTTCTGCAAGGGGCCAAATAGCTTGACGTACGTATTGGCCGCACGTGAAAGAGCCCACCGCAGCCTCGAGGAACTGATCTTGTTGAATACAGCCGGGCACGTAGCCGAAAGCGTATCGGCGGCAGTGTTTTGGATAACCGACGGCTGCTTGTATACCCCAGCATTGACTACTGGCTGCGTGGCGGGAGTCCGGCGGGCGCATTTGTTGTCGGTGGCTAGCCAACACGGCATGGAGTGCCGGCAGGGCTTATTTCACCCCAAGGAGTTGCTGGAAGCCGAATTGGTATTCACGGCTAATGTAGCCGGTATTCGAGTATTGCGGCGGTTGCAAGAGCGGCACTGGAGTGCGGTGTCTCCCCTCCTAGCTCAACTCCGGGAGTGGGAAGCGAGGTAG
- a CDS encoding thymidylate synthase, whose amino-acid sequence MRQYLDLVRHILDHGTRKTDRTGTGTLSVFGYQMRFDLAQGFPLVTTKKVHLKSIIHELLWFLRGDTNNNSLEEVGVKIWREWADIDGSLGPIYGQQWRSWQAPDGLSIDQIAEMVRLLRTQPDSRRMVVSAWNVTDLPQMRLTPCHALFQFYVAEGKLSCQLYQRSADVFLGVPFNIASYALLTLMMAQVTGLQPGEFIWTGGDTHLYSNHLEQARLQLTREPHPLPHMRLNPEVKDIFEFQFEDFQLENYEAWPAIKAPVAV is encoded by the coding sequence ATGCGCCAATACCTCGACCTCGTTCGCCACATCCTTGACCACGGCACCCGGAAAACCGACCGTACGGGTACCGGCACGCTCTCGGTGTTTGGCTACCAGATGCGGTTCGATTTGGCGCAAGGATTTCCGCTGGTTACCACCAAGAAGGTTCACCTGAAAAGCATCATCCACGAGCTGCTGTGGTTTCTGCGCGGCGACACCAACAACAATTCTTTAGAGGAAGTAGGTGTGAAGATCTGGCGCGAGTGGGCCGATATCGACGGTAGCCTGGGCCCCATCTACGGGCAGCAGTGGCGCAGCTGGCAGGCCCCCGACGGCCTGAGCATCGACCAGATTGCCGAAATGGTGCGCCTGCTCCGCACCCAGCCCGACTCGCGCCGCATGGTAGTATCAGCCTGGAACGTGACCGACCTGCCCCAAATGCGCCTTACGCCCTGCCACGCCCTGTTCCAGTTCTACGTAGCTGAGGGCAAACTTTCCTGCCAGCTCTACCAGCGCTCCGCCGACGTATTTCTGGGCGTACCCTTCAACATTGCGTCCTACGCTTTGCTCACGCTGATGATGGCGCAGGTAACCGGGCTGCAACCCGGCGAGTTCATCTGGACCGGCGGCGACACGCACCTCTACAGCAACCACTTAGAGCAGGCACGCCTCCAGCTCACCCGGGAGCCCCACCCATTGCCCCACATGCGCCTCAACCCCGAGGTGAAAGACATCTTCGAGTTTCAGTTCGAAGACTTTCAACTAGAGAACTACGAGGCCTGGCCCGCCATCAAAGCGCCAGTGGCCGTATAG
- a CDS encoding energy transducer TonB, whose protein sequence is MANAAEVPSLRRGIGQRMKEGQMIAEDIRHHEYMSKSFHYPSEALRAETEGRITLRLAVNPTGQVVSITSTENTIPAGAVGRENMVQQVYFLMRQLKFEPAATTTDEEFVFTYKYE, encoded by the coding sequence GTGGCCAATGCGGCCGAAGTACCTTCTTTGCGCCGGGGCATCGGTCAGCGCATGAAAGAGGGCCAAATGATAGCTGAGGATATTAGACATCATGAGTATATGAGCAAGTCGTTTCACTACCCGAGTGAAGCGCTACGAGCAGAAACCGAAGGAAGAATTACCCTACGGCTAGCTGTGAATCCTACGGGTCAGGTAGTCAGCATTACAAGCACAGAAAATACGATTCCGGCAGGCGCAGTTGGGCGTGAGAATATGGTTCAGCAGGTTTACTTTCTGATGCGTCAATTGAAGTTTGAACCTGCTGCTACTACTACAGACGAGGAATTCGTGTTTACTTATAAGTATGAGTAA
- a CDS encoding TIGR03643 family protein, with translation MSNDPASFQHLSAADTDRIIEMGWEDRTPFEAIEAQFGLPEKDVIALMRKTMKASSFRMWRKRMAGRSTKHQALRADGMDHFKSNQQRSISMNKISKR, from the coding sequence ATGAGCAACGACCCCGCCAGCTTCCAGCATTTGTCGGCCGCCGACACCGACCGTATCATTGAAATGGGATGGGAGGACCGCACCCCATTTGAGGCCATTGAAGCACAATTTGGCTTGCCCGAAAAGGATGTTATTGCCTTGATGCGCAAGACCATGAAAGCGTCCTCGTTTCGCATGTGGCGCAAGCGGATGGCCGGCCGCAGCACCAAGCACCAAGCCTTGCGTGCCGATGGAATGGACCATTTCAAGTCCAATCAGCAAAGAAGCATCTCAATGAACAAGATCAGCAAGCGGTGA
- a CDS encoding tetratricopeptide repeat protein, protein MGLHAQQGSPQQAVELFKLNVGLHPNSWNSYDSLGEACEMAGNSALAITNYKRALALNPRNIGAVEHLKKLSEQTSK, encoded by the coding sequence ATGGGGCTACACGCTCAGCAAGGCAGCCCTCAGCAAGCCGTTGAGCTATTCAAGCTGAACGTTGGTCTGCACCCCAACAGCTGGAACAGCTACGACAGCCTAGGCGAAGCGTGCGAAATGGCGGGCAACAGCGCCTTAGCCATCACCAACTACAAGCGGGCACTGGCCTTGAATCCAAGGAATATCGGCGCGGTAGAGCACCTCAAGAAATTAAGCGAACAGACAAGTAAATAG
- a CDS encoding acyltransferase family protein, which translates to MPSTLTPHSTTLTRTLRPQSTNKKTQFLGYIHAYRALSALFIVAVHCPVLLTAADDRIENVLLKGSTQLFLFMAGFIFQHLASKFEWKKYYLSKLQFIVLPYLFMNVPCILYRIFLGTSLEGKSTLEIAKATAYSLLVGNQMITFWFVPVICIFYLLAPVLIKLDKDKRIYYFLPFFVGLSLYYTRAIVGNPLVYFIHFFSSYLLGMFFSRNKDQIFLLSRKYFKGLVAVLLVIVAFEWQFPEVLEEQLQYVQKSILGALLLYLFRRYETRVPKQAGAIADMSFGIYLIHGLVLFVLSYVLNCVMPGKRLTYDLENYLFAFGLVAGLTVAFILLVQRLLGRYSRYAIGC; encoded by the coding sequence ATGCCTTCCACTCTCACACCTCATTCAACAACCCTTACTCGTACGCTACGTCCACAGAGTACGAACAAGAAAACTCAGTTTCTAGGGTACATTCATGCTTACCGCGCACTTTCTGCACTATTCATAGTAGCTGTGCACTGCCCAGTTTTGCTCACGGCCGCTGATGATAGAATAGAGAACGTGCTGCTGAAGGGAAGTACGCAACTATTTCTGTTTATGGCAGGGTTCATCTTCCAACATCTTGCCAGCAAGTTTGAGTGGAAGAAGTATTACTTATCGAAGCTACAGTTCATTGTACTTCCATACCTCTTCATGAATGTTCCGTGCATTCTTTACCGGATTTTTCTGGGAACTAGCTTGGAAGGGAAGAGTACTTTGGAAATTGCAAAGGCAACAGCATACAGCTTGCTGGTTGGCAATCAGATGATAACCTTTTGGTTTGTTCCTGTCATCTGCATTTTTTACTTGCTGGCTCCCGTCCTCATCAAGCTCGACAAAGACAAGCGCATCTATTACTTTCTGCCCTTCTTTGTGGGCTTGTCGCTCTATTACACCAGAGCCATTGTGGGGAATCCGCTGGTGTATTTCATTCATTTTTTCTCGTCGTACCTGCTTGGCATGTTTTTCAGCCGGAACAAAGACCAGATTTTCCTTCTTTCCAGAAAGTACTTCAAGGGGTTGGTTGCTGTGCTGCTGGTAATTGTAGCCTTTGAATGGCAGTTTCCTGAGGTGCTGGAAGAGCAATTGCAATACGTCCAAAAAAGCATTTTAGGAGCCTTGCTGCTGTATTTGTTTCGCCGGTACGAAACGCGAGTTCCTAAGCAGGCCGGTGCAATAGCGGATATGAGCTTTGGGATTTATTTGATTCATGGACTCGTGTTGTTCGTGTTGTCTTATGTCTTGAACTGCGTCATGCCAGGCAAAAGATTAACGTACGATCTTGAAAACTACTTGTTTGCCTTTGGCTTAGTGGCAGGACTAACGGTTGCTTTCATTTTGTTGGTGCAGCGCCTGCTGGGCCGATACAGCCGCTACGCTATTGGCTGTTAG